A part of Bacillus rossius redtenbacheri isolate Brsri chromosome 1, Brsri_v3, whole genome shotgun sequence genomic DNA contains:
- the LOC134530595 gene encoding ras-related protein Rab-8A, with the protein MALDFAATYKVLVLGDSNVGKTCIVHRYCDERYYDTYISTIGIDFKQKIINLDGTPVKLQIWDTAGQERFRTLTTAYYRGAMGILLMYDVTSLDSFNHLSYWLRNIQENAAPDVVKVLAGNKCDVVEQRAVDKERGDKIADNFDMPFFEVSCKNNVNIEEAFLTLARRIRDQRNRRASLFDSAERSAEAVDLSKEVESADGAWRCAC; encoded by the exons ATGGCGCTGGACTTCGCGGCCACCTACAAGGTGCTCGTGCTGGGCGACTCCAATGTCGGCAAGACGTGCATCGTGCACCGCTACTGCGACGAGCGCTACTACGACACCTACATCTCCACCATAG GCATTGACTTCAAGCAGAAGATCATCAATTTGGATGGAACACCTGTGAAACTCCAGATATG GGACACAGCGGGGCAGGAGCGCTTCCGCACACTCACCACGGCCTACTACCGCGGCGCCATGGGCATCCTGCTCATGTATGACGTCACGAGCCTCGACTCCTTCAACCACCTGTCCTACTGGCTCAGGAACATACAGGAG AACGCGGCGCCCGACGTGGTCAAGGTGCTGGCGGGAAACAAGTGCGACGTGGTGGAACAGCGCGCCGTGGACAAGGAGAGGGGGGACAAG ATCGCTGACAACTTTGACATGCCGTTCTTCGAGGTGTCGTGCAAGAACAACGTGAACATCGAGGAGGCGTTCCTGACGCTCGCCAGGCGGATACGCGACCAGAGGAACCGGCGG GCCAGCCTGTTCGACAGCGCGGAGCGGTCAGCCGAGGCGGTGGATCTGAGCAAGGAGGTGGAGTCTGCAGACGGGGCGTGGCGCTGCGCCTGCTAG